The DNA segment GAGCGCCCCGAGCGCGGCGGCGGCGGACGCGGCGCCGCTGCCGAACCCGCGGGCCTGACGCTGAGCAAGTATGACGTTGCGCGGCGCAAGCTCGACCCCGTGGCCACCGGACTGGGCGCGTTCGAGCTTTCGGCGAACCTGGAGAAGGCGCTCATCCGCGTCGGCGAGCGCTGGGCCATCGCGAGCGCGGGCGCGGGGCCGATGAAGACGGACGAGGGCACGCTCAGGACGGCCGACATGGAGCTTCGCATCGAGCCGCAGGCCGAGTGGACGCAGATGTTCCGCGAAGTATGGCGCATCGAGCGCGACTTCTTCTACGCGCCGAATCACCACGGCCTCGACCTCAAGGCCACCGAGAAGCAATACGAGCCGTGGCTTGCCGGCCTCTCGTGCCGCGACGACCTGAACTATCTCTTTCAGGAAATGCTCGGCGAACTTTCCGTCGGCCACCTCTACGTGCAGGGCGGCGACCGGCCCGACGCGAAGCGCGTGCGCGGCGGACTGCTTGGCGCGGATTTCAAGATCGAGAACGGCCGGTATCGGTTCGAGCGCGTTTACAACGGCGAGAGCTGGAACCCGCAGCTCCGCGCGCCGCTCACGCAGCCCGGCGTGAACGTCGTCGCCGGCGAATACCTGCTCGCGGTGAACGGACGCAATGTCGCCGCGCCGCAGGACAACGTGTATCGGCTCTTCGAGGCCACGAGCGGCCGGAGCGTGTTGCTGCGCGTCGGCCCGAACGCGGACGGCGCCGGCTCGCGCGAGGTGACGGTCGTGCCCGTGGACGACGAGACATCGCTGCGCACACTCGCGTGGGTCGAGGACAACCGGCGCAAGGTGGACGCGATGAGCGGCGGACGGCTCGCCTACATTCACCTGCCCGACACGGCGACGGGCGGCTTCACATTTTTCAACCGCTACTACTTTGCGCAGGTGAACAAGGACGGCGCGGTGATTGACGAGCGGTTCAACCGCGGCGGGCAGGCGGCGACCTACATCATCGATTACTTGAAGCAGGACCTCCTCAACTACTGGGCGACGCGCGACGGCATGGACATGCCCACGCCCGTGGGCGCGTTGCGCGGGCCCAAGGCGATGCTCGTCAACGAATACGCCGGCTCCGGCGGCGACCTCATGCCGTGGTATTTCCGCAAGCAAGGCATCGGCCCGCTCATCGGGCAGCGCACGTGGGGCGGGCTCGTCGGCATCGGCGGCTACCCGACGCTTGTGGACGGCGGCACCGTGACCGCGCCGCACTTTGCGTTCTGGAACCCGGACGGCAAGTGGGAGATTGAGAACTTCGGCGTCGCGCCGGACATTGAAGTCGAGTTTGACCCCGCCGCCGTGCGCGCGGGCAAAGACCCGCAGCTCGAAAAAGCCGTCGAGGTGCTGCTGGAGAAGCTCAAGCAAAACCCGCCCGTGAAGCACCAGCGCCCGCCGTATCCGGATTACCACAAGCCGCCGGTGAAAACCTCCGTGCCCGCGGGCGGCGGGCGCTGAGGTCGTAGTCCGACATTCCCATGTCGAACTCGGACACGCATCGCATATGCTCGTTCCCGACATCGGAATGTCGGGCTGCCGAACCGCCGCAGTTTCCCGTGTCTCCACGCGTCCGCTTCGGATAGCGTCCCGCCCGTGCGCATCCTGAACCTGAACCCGGACACGGACATCGGCGCGAGCGCGTGGTTCGTGGAGATGGACGGTCACCGGCTGCTGCTGGACGCCGGGGTCCATCCCAAACACGAGGGCCGCGCCAGCCTCCCGCTCTACAGGCATATCCGTGACGCCGACCTCGACGCGATCGTCATCTCGCACTGCCATCACGACCACGTGGGCTCGCTGCCCGTGGCCGTGCGCGAGCATCCGCGCGCGCGCGTGCTCATGACGGGACTGAGTTACTTCATCGCCGAACGCGTGCTGCACAACTCCGTGAACGTCATGGAACGCCAGGCCGAGGAAACCGGACGGCGGACGCCGCCGCTCTTCTCGCACCGCGAAGTGGATGCGATCGCGCCGTCGTTTCAAGGCGTCCGCTACAACCGTGAAATCGAGTGGGGCGCGCCGCGCAAGGGCCGCAACCCGACGCCGTCGCCGACGCTCGAGTTTTTCGACGCCGGTCACGCCCTCGGGTCGGCCGGGGTGCTGGTGCGCGGGCGCAAGGAGACGCTCTTTTACTCGGGCGATGTGTGTTTCCACGACCAGACCCTGCTCCGCCGCGCACGGTTCGACGGCGTGAAGGCCGGGGTGCTCATTCTCGAGACCACGCGCGGCAACCATCCGAAGCCGAAGGGCTTCACGCGCGAGCGCGAGGTGGAGCGGCTCTGCCGCGCGATTGAGGGTGTGTTCGCGCGCAAAGGCTGCGTGCTCATCCCGGCGTTTGCGCTGGGCCGCACGCAGGAGATCCTCGCGCAACTCGCCCTGTGGATGCGCGCGGGCCGGCTGCGCCGCCAGCCGGTTTTCATCGGCGGGCTCGGGCGCGTCTTCACCGAGGTTTATGATCTCGAGGCGCCGCGCACGCACCGGCATCACCCCGGGTTGCAGCTCGACGTGGCGCTCGACTTGCAGGTGCTCGAACGCGGGCAGGCCGCGGAGATGCGGCTCGCGCCGGGACAGCTCTTCGTCGTCACGGCCGGCATGATGAGCGAGCACACCGCCGCACACGACCTCGCCGCGCGCATGATGCCCGCGCGACGCCACGGGATTTTCTTTGTCGGCTACGCGGACCCTGACACGCCGGGCGGCCGCCTGAAGGCGAGCAAGCCGGGCCAGCCGTTCCGGTTCAGCGACGCGACGGGCGTGCTCACGCGTGAGTGCGAGATGGACGGCTTCGATCTCACGGCTCACGCTCAGCGCGAGGACCTGCTTGGCTTCGTGGGCAAAGTCGCGCCGCACACGGTGTTGCTCGGCCACGGCGACGCGCCTGCGCGGCGGTGGTTTGAAGGACAGTTGCGGCGAAGGCATCCGAAGCTGCGCATCGTGCAACCCGAGCCGGGCCGTGACGTGCGCGCGTGACCGGCGTCGAACGTCCGTCACTTCGCCAGTTTGCGGAAGTTCTCCAACTGCGGGTCGTCGGTCTTCTCCATGTGCGCAAGCAGGAGCTTCTTCAGCCGCGCGATTTCGGCCTCGTGCTTCCGCCCGGCGATGAGGTTCACGCGCTCGTCCGGGTCGGTCCGGAGGTCGAAGAACTGCTCGGGCACGCCGACTTGCAGTTGCTCCACGCGCGACTTGATCCGCGCGTCGCTCCCGGCGGCCTTCGACATCGCGGCGAAGGTCAGCCCGTTCATCGCCTCGACGCGGAAGTGCGGCGTGCCGTCGGGCCACGCGTGGAACTGGTAGCTGAAGTCCTTTGTCCGGACGCAGCGCTGCGGGAAGCTCTTGCCGCTGCTCACGGAGTTGACGTGCGTGATGACGAAGTCGCGGCCGGGTTGCGTCTCGCCGCGCAGCAGCGGCAGCCATGAGCGGCCGTCCAGACTCGCGGGGGGCGCGACCTTCAGCACGTCGAGCAGCGTGGGCAGGATGTCCACGCTGCTGACGAATTCCTCGCGCCGCTGCGGCTTGCCCATCGCCGGCCACCGCACGAGCACGGGCACCCATGTGCCGTTGCGATAGACCGTGGCCTTCGAGAAGGGAAACGACATGCCGTGGTCGCTGAGGAAGATGACGAGGGTGTCCGCCTCGCGCCCGGCGGCCCGGAGCGCGGCGAGCGCGCCGCCGAAGCTCGCGTCGAATCGCCGCACACTGCTGTAATACTGTGCGACCTCGCGGCGCACTTGTGGGATGTCCTCGAGGAACGACGGCACGGTGACTTCCTCGGGCGTGAACGGCTGGGTGGAGCCTTCGCCCGCGCGCAGTTCGGACTTCTTGTTCATCTTCGCCTGCTGCGCGGCGAGTTGCTCGCTCGCGTAGAAGGGCCGGTGCGGGTCGGTGATGTTGGCGTTGAGGAAGAACGGCTTTTTCGCTTCGGCCGCGGCCTTGAGCAGTTGCTCGACGTGCTCCTGGAACAGCGCCGGATGCTTGCCCGAGCCGCCGAGCTTCACGTCCCACGGGAACTCCGCGTCGGGCTTCATGTGCGCGTGCTTGTCAATGACGCCCGTGAAGTAGCCCGCGGCCTTGAGCACGCTGGGGAGCGTGGGCGTGCCGGGCTTGACGGGATGGAAGCCGAGCGCGCCGTTGCGGTGCGGCACGCGTCCGGTCATGAACGCCGAGCGCCCCGGCTGGCAGATGGGCACGGTGACGTGGTTGTTGACGAACTGGTGCGCGGTCGCGGCGAAGGCGTCGAGGTTCGGCGTCGTGCCGAGCTTGCAGCCCATCCAGCCGGACGAGTCGGCGTTCATGTCGTCGGCGGTGATGAAGAGGAGATTGAGCGGCTTGTCCGCGGCGCGAAGCGGCTGGGCGCAGAAGTGACCAATGACCAATGACGCAATGACCCATGGCCGGAGGAGCCATGTCGTAGAACGCGCTCGAATCCGTGAGTCAGGCATCAACGTCGTCATCCGGCCGTTCATTGGCATTGGTGATTGCGTCACTGGTCATTCTTGCTTCGCCTTCTTTTTCTTCGCCTCGCCTTCACCCTTGCCTGCGGCCGGGCCGATGTCGGCCTTGTTGTCCTTCGGAAGGTGTTGCGCGAGTTCGGCCTTCTTCCCGGCGAACTCCGGCTGCTGCGCGAGATTGGTCCATTCGAGCGGGTCTTTCGTTTCGTCGTAGAGTTCCTCGCCGCCATCGGCGTAGCGGATGTAGCGCCAACCCTCGGTGCGGATGCCGTGGTTCATGTAGCGAAAGGTCGTGATTCCGGGCCTGTCCCACGCGGCCTTCGGGTCCGCGAGCAGCGCGCGGAGGCTCGGCCCCTCGACGTGCTTCGGGGTCGGGATGCCGCAGAGGTCGGTGAGCGTGGGGTAGATGGACATGAAATCCACGGTGCGGTCGCAGACGCTGTCGCGCTTGGTGAGGCCGGGCGCGACCCAGATGAGCGGCGCGCGCGTGGCCTCCTCCCACAACGCGAACTTGCGCCAGTGCTCCTTCTCGCCGAGGTGCCAGCCGTGGTCGCCCCAGAAGCAGATGATCGTGTTGTCCTTGTAGGCGGACTTGTCGAGCGCGGCGATG comes from the Verrucomicrobiota bacterium genome and includes:
- a CDS encoding sulfatase, translating into MPMNGRMTTLMPDSRIRARSTTWLLRPWVIASLVIGHFCAQPLRAADKPLNLLFITADDMNADSSGWMGCKLGTTPNLDAFAATAHQFVNNHVTVPICQPGRSAFMTGRVPHRNGALGFHPVKPGTPTLPSVLKAAGYFTGVIDKHAHMKPDAEFPWDVKLGGSGKHPALFQEHVEQLLKAAAEAKKPFFLNANITDPHRPFYASEQLAAQQAKMNKKSELRAGEGSTQPFTPEEVTVPSFLEDIPQVRREVAQYYSSVRRFDASFGGALAALRAAGREADTLVIFLSDHGMSFPFSKATVYRNGTWVPVLVRWPAMGKPQRREEFVSSVDILPTLLDVLKVAPPASLDGRSWLPLLRGETQPGRDFVITHVNSVSSGKSFPQRCVRTKDFSYQFHAWPDGTPHFRVEAMNGLTFAAMSKAAGSDARIKSRVEQLQVGVPEQFFDLRTDPDERVNLIAGRKHEAEIARLKKLLLAHMEKTDDPQLENFRKLAK
- a CDS encoding MBL fold metallo-hydrolase produces the protein MRILNLNPDTDIGASAWFVEMDGHRLLLDAGVHPKHEGRASLPLYRHIRDADLDAIVISHCHHDHVGSLPVAVREHPRARVLMTGLSYFIAERVLHNSVNVMERQAEETGRRTPPLFSHREVDAIAPSFQGVRYNREIEWGAPRKGRNPTPSPTLEFFDAGHALGSAGVLVRGRKETLFYSGDVCFHDQTLLRRARFDGVKAGVLILETTRGNHPKPKGFTREREVERLCRAIEGVFARKGCVLIPAFALGRTQEILAQLALWMRAGRLRRQPVFIGGLGRVFTEVYDLEAPRTHRHHPGLQLDVALDLQVLERGQAAEMRLAPGQLFVVTAGMMSEHTAAHDLAARMMPARRHGIFFVGYADPDTPGGRLKASKPGQPFRFSDATGVLTRECEMDGFDLTAHAQREDLLGFVGKVAPHTVLLGHGDAPARRWFEGQLRRRHPKLRIVQPEPGRDVRA